The sequence AATCCACAATTTCGCCGATGATGTGATTCGTCCAGCGCTCGAACAAGTGGATGGGTCGCGGCGGTGAACATTCGCGGCGGCGCCGAACGCGAAGTGAAGGTGCTGCTGGATCGCGCGAGGATCGACGCGCTTCGCGTGCAACCGGCGCAGATCGTGGGCGCCGATCAAAGCGGCCAGCAGGTAGTACCTGCGGGTCGTTACGAAGCCGGGGAAAAGAAATCAGCGTTCGAGCCATCGAGGCTCGGCGAAGTCGACGCACTGCGCGACATCGTGGTGGCCATGTCGCAAGACGGCTCATCAGTGCGCCTGCGCGATGTGGCCGACGTGCAAGACGGTTTCGAGAGAATGCGGACGCGGATCCGCGTGAACACGGATGAAGCGGTCGCGTTCGAGGTGATCAAGCAAACGGTCGGAACACGGTGGAAGTTGCCGACGGAGTACGCGCGAAGCTCGCCGAGGATCAGAAAAGGATTCCCCGAGGATTTGAAGACGTCGCTGATCATGGATCGGTCGACGTTCATCATGAAAACGCGCACGAGGTGCGAATCGCCATTTGGTACGGCGGGGCGATGGCGATCCTGATCATCCCGATCTTCATGCTGGATCTGCGATCGACGCTCATCAGTGCGGTCGCTTTGCCGACGAAGCGTGGTGTCGACGTTTTCTTGATGTACGTGCTCGGCTTCACGCTGAACATGATGACGCTGCTCGGCCTGTCGCTCGCGATTGGTCTCTTGATCGACGATGCGGTCGTGGTTCGCGAGAACATCTTCAAGCATCTCGAGCGCGGGAACCTCAATGGGCAGCGCTGAACGGGACGAAAGAGATTG is a genomic window of Polyangiaceae bacterium containing:
- a CDS encoding efflux RND transporter permease subunit yields the protein MNIRGGAEREVKVLLDRARIDALRVQPAQIVGADQSGQQVVPAGRYEAGEKKSAFEPSRLGEVDALRDIVVAMSQDGSSVRLRDVADVQDGFERMRTRIRVNTDEAVAFEVIKQTVGTRWKLPTEYARSSPRIRKGFPEDLKTSLIMDRSTFIMKTRTRCESPFGTAGRWRS
- a CDS encoding efflux RND transporter permease subunit, with protein sequence MVRRGDGDPDHPDLHAGSAIDAHQCGRFADEAWCRRFLDVRARLHAEHDDAARPVARDWSLDRRCGRGSREHLQASRAREPQWAALNGTKEIALSVLATTMTIVAVFVPVAFMTGIVGQFSGSLDSRCRARCSCRCSSRSIDPMLSSRFSKTIAHGAKIRSRG